One genomic segment of Capricornis sumatraensis isolate serow.1 chromosome X, serow.2, whole genome shotgun sequence includes these proteins:
- the LOC138070763 gene encoding LOW QUALITY PROTEIN: trophinin-like (The sequence of the model RefSeq protein was modified relative to this genomic sequence to represent the inferred CDS: inserted 3 bases in 3 codons; deleted 2 bases in 1 codon; substituted 3 bases at 3 genomic stop codons), with product MDRRNDSNCKMTLFQGPLPPTVSLGPHFPPDVQAETTEDSVLLIHTLLAATKDPLAMDPPVANQPNKSKTKKAPIKAITKTDPPVPSASVITTTKSTVTFPALNLPIIPQINQASATTEVATTQASSFTAXPKKSNKTKKVTAKATQGSQFPIDSESVTTQIKLPLQTLNLLVILQTIQAPTANESASSQALLGPTTPKQVFKAKKADNKVIASATDISLAPSTIYTATTHSQITSIQTKKASKAKKAFIVKGTNTDTELPEAPDATEIATRQTEASAAAIWPPKSKGKKVVYEGPKSACEISEALPASQMVTNQPLAATLWVKRGYRAWKVNTKTQTTESQTQVDQGIXAKMDTSQTHISSFETQVAASVQALADDYLAQFSLEPTTRTRGKRNQRSKNLNKDERGDGNYKWISWGQRPLLSRDVAILQERANKLVKYLLVKDQTKIPINHPDMLKDVIQEYDEYFSKIIEQASYALKKMFRVNLEEIDKXSLYSLISIQESSIGILRVTKDTPKLDLLMVILSVXFMNGNKANEAVIWDVLHKLGLCPGVRHSLLGEVRKLITDEFVKQNXVVYLEYKRVPNSRPPEYEFFWGLCSYQETSKMKVLKFACKVQKKDPKDWAVQYQEAVEMQVQAAAVAIVEAEARAEATAQMVIGEEAVAGPWNWDDMDIDCLTKEELGDDAHTWNRFSLEIQARAQENANASASIDFSREASTRASYSDGSSISLGGVPSPGNGFGGKAGISFGGTCSTSASFSSVASIYFDGTPSTCSTFSGGASISFSGTANTSSSFSSEASISFGGIPCTSANFSDEVSCSFSDLLNTNTSFNGGTSSGFEGTLSTTAGFSDALITSTNLGSTLGTSAVFSGALSTNTRLGDTLSTSGYIGRSPSSSAXFGGTLRTNICFGGSSSTSTGFDGVLSTSVSFSSSFNSCTNFGDTLSTNLGFGGTHSTSAGFSSAVSISTGFSSV from the exons ATGGATAGGAGAAATGACTCCAATTGTAAGATGACCCTATTCCAGG GCCCTCTGCCTCCCACTGTGAGCCTGGGGCCTCACTTCCCTCCAGATGTACAGGCTGAAACAACAGAAGACAGTGTCTTGCTGATACATACCCTCTTGGCAGCAACCAAGGACCCCCTGGCCATGGACCCACCAGTTGCCAACCAGCCCAATAAAAGCAAAACCAAGAAGGCTCCTATTAAGGCTATCACTAAAACTGACCCTCCAGTTCCATCTGCCAGTGTGATTACCACCACCAAGTCTACAGTAACTTTTCCAGCTTTAAATCTGCCCATCATTCCCCAGATCAACCAGGCTTCAGCTACCACTGAGGTAGCCACTACTCAGGCTTCTTCATTCACTGCTTAGCCTAAGAAATCTAACAAGACAAAGAAAGTCACTGCTAAGGCAACCCAAGGTTCCCAATTTCCAATTGACAGTGAGAGTGTCACTACACAGATCAAGTTACCCTTGCAGACCCTAAACCTGCTAGTCATTCTTCAGACTATCCAGGCTCCAACTGCCAATGAGTCAGCCAGTTCTCAAGCTTTGTTAGGCCCCACCACGCCTAAGCAAGTTTTCAAGGCTAAGAAGGCTGATAATAAGGTCATAGCTAGTGCCACTGATATCTCACTGGCTCCATCCACTATTTACACAGCTACCACCCACAGCCAAATTACCTCTATCCAAACTAAGAAAGCCTCCAAAGCCAAGAAGGCA TTTATTGTTAAGGGCACAAATACTGATACTGAACTCCCAGAGGCCCCAGATGCCACTGAGATAGCTACCAGGCAGACTGAGGCCTCAGCAGCAGCTATCTGGCCCCCAAAATCCAAGGGCAAGAAAGTTGTCTATGAGGGCCCAAAATCTGCCTGTGAGATCTCTGAGGCCCTACCTGCCAGTCAAATGGTCACAAATCAACCCCTAGCAGCCACCCTCTGGGTCAAGAGAGGGTACAGGGCTTGGAAGGTTAACACTAAGACCCAAACAACCGAAAGCCAGACTCAGGTTGACCAAGGGATCTAGGCCAAGATGGATACCTCTCAGACCCACATAAGTTCCTTTGAGACTCAGGTTGCTGCTTCTGTTCAGGCCTTGGCAGATGACTACCTGGCTCAGTTTAGTTTGGAGCCAACAACTAGGACCCGGGGAAAGAGGAACCAAAGG TCCAAGAATCTGAACAAGGATGAGAGAGGTGATGGTAATTATAAGTGGATCTCATGGGGCCAGAGGCCTCTGCTATCCCGAGATGTGGCCATTTTGCAAGAAAGG GCAAATAAGTTGGTGAAATACCTGTTGGTTAAGGACCAGACAAAGATCCCCATCAACCACCCAG ACATGCTGAAGGATGTCATCCAAGAATATGATGAATATTTCTCAAAGATCATTGAACAAGCAAGCTATGCTCTGAAGAAA ATGTTTCGAGTCAATCTGGAGGAAATTGATA GTAGCTTATATAGTCTCATCAGCATTCAGGAATCCTCTATAGGCATACTGAGAGT GACCAAGGACACACCCAAGCTAGATCTTCTCATGGTGATTCTGAGTG ATTTTATGAATGGCAACAAGGCCAATGAGG CTGTCATCTGGGATGTGCTGCACAAGTTGGGGCTGTGCCCTGG GGTAAGGCACTCACTCTTAGGGGAAGTGAGGAAGCTCATCACAGATGAGTTTGTGAAGCAAAATTAAGTGGT gtaCCTGGAATACAAGAGGGTCCCCAACAGCAGACCACCTGAATATGAGTTCTTCTGGGGCTTGTGCTCCTACCAAGAGACTAGCAAGATGAAAGTACTCAAGTTTGCCTGTAAG GTGCAAAAGAAAGACCCCAAGGACTGGGCCGTGCAGTACCAGGAAGCAGTGGAGATGCAAGTCCAAGCTGCAGCTGTGGCTATAGTTGAGGCTGAGGCCAGGGCTGAGGCAACAGCCCAAATGGTGATTGGAGAGGAAGCTGTGGCTGGGCCCTGGAATTGGGATGACATGGATATCGACTGTCTAACAAAGGAAGAGTTAGGCGATGATGCTCACACCTGGAACAGATTTTCACTTGAAATTCAGGCCAGAGCTCAAGAAAATGCAAACGCCAGTGCCAGCATTGACTTCAGCAGAGAAGCTAGCACCAGGGCTAGCTATAGTGATGGTTCTAGTATTAGCTTAGGTGGTGTACCAAGCCCTGGTAATGGCTTTGGTGGCAAAGCTGGTATTAGCTTTGGTGGCACATGCAGCACCAGTGCTAGCTTCAGCAGTGTGGCCAGTATTTACTTTGATGGCACACCCAGCACTTGCTCCACTTTCAGTGGTGGAGCCAGCATTAGCTTTAGTGGTACAGCCAACACCAGCTCTAGTTTCAGCAGTGAAGCCAGTATTAGCTTTGGTGGCATACCTTGCACCAGTGCCAACTTCAGTGATGAGGTCAGCTGTAGTTTCAGTGACCTGCTCAACACCAATACCAGTTTCAATGGTGGAACCAGCTCTGGTTTTGAAGGCACACTCAGTACCACTGCTGGTTTCAGTGATGCACTCATTACGAGCACCAACCTTGGCAGTACACTTGGCACCAGTGCAGTCTTTAGTGGTGCACTTAGCACCAACACTCGCCTAGGTGACACACTCAGCACTAGTGGCTACATTGGTAGGTCTCCCAGTTCTAGTG AGTTTGGTGGCACACTTAGAACCAATATCTGCTTTGGTGGCTCTTCTAGCACCAGCACTGGTTTTGATGGTGTACTCAGTACCAGTGTCTCCTTTAGCAGCTCTTTCAACAGTTGCACTAACTTTGGTGATACACTCAGCACCAATCTTGGCTTTGGAGGCACACACAGCACCAGTGCTGGTTTTAGCAGTGCTGTCAGTATTAGCACTGGCTTTAGcagtgtttag